A stretch of the Streptomyces sp. NBC_00078 genome encodes the following:
- a CDS encoding SDR family NAD(P)-dependent oxidoreductase, giving the protein MRLNNVTALVTGASSGIGEAVSSRFRREGARLLLTGRREQLDSAEPDDLYVPGDLNDEAFVESLAKQAAESLGTVDVVVLNHGLQAVSPLTEMACDDAKNVLESNLLSAFLVMKHFAPLMPEAGGSFVCVSSRLGMVGMAGQVLYSAAKGGLIMLAKGAAIEWAPRNIRVNVVAPGLTATPIIEAAFQRRTDPEAYRRERESSIPLQRLAAPEEIADAVLFFASSESSYVTGSVLTVDGGYTAF; this is encoded by the coding sequence ATGAGACTCAACAACGTCACGGCCCTGGTGACCGGTGCCAGCAGTGGCATCGGGGAAGCCGTGAGTTCCCGCTTCCGCCGCGAGGGCGCGCGATTGCTGCTCACCGGCCGCAGGGAGCAACTCGACAGCGCTGAGCCCGACGACCTGTACGTTCCCGGAGACCTCAACGACGAGGCGTTCGTCGAGAGCCTGGCCAAGCAGGCCGCGGAGTCCCTCGGCACTGTCGACGTCGTTGTCCTCAACCACGGTTTGCAGGCTGTCAGTCCGCTCACCGAGATGGCCTGCGACGACGCGAAGAACGTGCTCGAGAGCAACCTTCTCAGCGCGTTCCTGGTGATGAAGCACTTCGCCCCGCTGATGCCCGAGGCAGGGGGATCGTTCGTCTGCGTCAGTTCACGGCTGGGCATGGTCGGCATGGCCGGGCAGGTGTTGTATTCCGCTGCCAAGGGAGGCCTCATCATGCTTGCCAAGGGCGCGGCGATCGAATGGGCCCCGCGCAACATCCGCGTCAACGTTGTCGCTCCGGGTCTGACCGCCACCCCGATCATCGAAGCGGCGTTCCAGCGCAGGACCGACCCCGAGGCCTACCGTCGCGAGCGCGAGAGCTCGATCCCGCTCCAACGCCTCGCCGCCCCCGAAGAGATCGCCGACGCGGTGCTCTTCTTCGCATCATCGGAGTCGTCGTACGTGACCGGATCGGTCCTGACCGTCGACGGCGGGTACACCGCTTTCTGA
- a CDS encoding ABC transporter substrate-binding protein, translating into MGSKSTAQGGGSGSSGEHTDDISVGVKPDAAAVKLLPAAVKARGTMSVAMDLTSPPTSFMASDNKTPIGFNPDFSRLIAARLGLKLQISNVKFDTIITGLQADRYDFTASTMGATTERLKVLDMVDYFKAGTGVSVPYGNPQKLSTHTLCGHRVAVQSGSTAELQWLPLLSKQDCTGKGKPAIKAVTLASVNDALTQLVSKRIDAVMYDFTGLQWAATQQPKTFEVLKPLVATKTVAVALKKDSALTPAVKAAIQSVIDSPQYAKALGRWGFEGLGIKTAAMAVPQD; encoded by the coding sequence GTGGGGTCGAAGAGTACGGCGCAGGGCGGGGGTTCGGGTTCGTCGGGTGAGCACACCGATGACATCTCGGTGGGTGTGAAGCCGGACGCGGCGGCGGTGAAGCTGCTGCCCGCGGCGGTGAAGGCCAGGGGCACGATGTCGGTGGCCATGGATCTGACCAGCCCGCCGACTTCGTTCATGGCGTCGGACAACAAGACCCCGATCGGGTTCAACCCGGACTTCTCCCGGCTGATCGCCGCCAGGCTGGGCCTGAAGCTGCAGATCAGCAACGTCAAGTTCGACACCATCATCACCGGCCTGCAGGCCGACCGGTACGACTTCACCGCCTCCACCATGGGTGCCACCACGGAGCGGCTGAAGGTGCTCGACATGGTCGACTACTTCAAGGCCGGCACCGGGGTGTCCGTCCCGTACGGAAATCCGCAGAAGCTGAGCACCCACACGCTGTGCGGGCATCGTGTCGCTGTGCAGTCCGGCAGTACCGCGGAGCTGCAGTGGCTGCCCCTGCTGTCCAAGCAGGACTGTACGGGCAAGGGCAAGCCGGCCATCAAGGCGGTGACCCTGGCCAGCGTGAACGACGCCCTGACCCAGCTGGTGTCCAAGCGGATCGACGCGGTGATGTACGACTTCACCGGGCTTCAGTGGGCGGCCACACAGCAGCCCAAGACGTTCGAGGTCCTCAAGCCCCTGGTGGCGACCAAGACCGTGGCCGTCGCGCTGAAGAAGGACTCTGCGCTGACTCCCGCGGTGAAGGCTGCCATCCAGTCGGTCATCGACAGCCCCCAGTACGCGAAGGCGCTGGGCCGCTGGGGTTTTGAGGGTCTCGGGATCAAGACCGCGGCCATGGCCGTCCCGCAGGACTGA
- a CDS encoding amino acid ABC transporter permease: protein MSTEMIETTTRSRPVPPLLAEEKKRITPKRPRDYVAWAVAIVIVAGLVWTAVTNENYRWPVVFSYFTTQTILNGLLVTLLLTVVSMALATVLGLLLAVMRMSHQRPVSGLAQLYITFFRGTPVLVQLIFWFNIAALYPHLSVGIPFTDISTPVNVNAIMTPMTAAVVGLTLNQAAYMSEIIRGGFASVSRGQHEAAESLGMSGFTKLRHVIIPQTMPAVIPATGNQVIGMLKETSLVSVLGVADLLQSAQAIYARTYQTIPLLIVASLWYLIMTLVLSVPQSMIERRFSRSTRARLTGAATAGEPGTGQPAPVATTRESLL from the coding sequence ATGTCGACGGAAATGATCGAGACGACGACCAGGAGCCGACCGGTGCCACCACTGCTGGCCGAGGAAAAGAAGCGGATCACGCCGAAACGTCCGCGTGACTACGTCGCCTGGGCCGTCGCGATCGTCATCGTCGCCGGCCTGGTGTGGACGGCGGTGACGAACGAGAACTATCGCTGGCCGGTGGTGTTCAGCTACTTCACCACCCAGACCATCCTCAACGGCCTGCTGGTCACGCTTCTTCTCACCGTGGTCAGCATGGCGCTGGCCACCGTGCTCGGGCTGCTGCTGGCGGTGATGCGCATGTCGCACCAGCGGCCCGTCTCCGGGCTCGCCCAGCTCTACATCACCTTCTTCCGCGGCACCCCGGTGCTCGTGCAGCTGATCTTCTGGTTCAACATCGCGGCGCTGTACCCGCACCTGTCGGTCGGTATCCCGTTCACGGACATCTCCACACCGGTGAACGTGAACGCGATCATGACGCCGATGACCGCGGCCGTCGTGGGCCTCACCCTGAACCAGGCCGCCTACATGTCCGAGATCATCCGCGGCGGGTTCGCCTCGGTCAGCCGCGGACAGCACGAGGCCGCGGAGTCGCTGGGCATGTCGGGGTTCACCAAGCTCCGGCACGTGATCATCCCGCAGACCATGCCCGCGGTCATCCCGGCCACCGGCAACCAGGTCATCGGCATGCTCAAGGAGACCTCCCTGGTGAGCGTGCTCGGCGTCGCCGACCTGCTGCAAAGCGCACAGGCCATCTACGCCCGCACCTACCAGACCATCCCGCTGCTGATCGTGGCCAGCCTCTGGTACCTGATCATGACGCTGGTACTGAGCGTGCCGCAGTCCATGATCGAGCGCCGATTCTCCCGCTCCACCCGGGCACGCCTGACCGGCGCCGCCACAGCGGGCGAGCCCGGGACCGGCCAGCCGGCGCCAGTTGCCACCACGAGGGAGTCCCTGCTGTGA
- a CDS encoding amino acid ABC transporter ATP-binding protein, translating into MNPDGTIVARKLCKSFGRHQVLHDIDLTVAAGEISCIIGPSGSGKSTLLRCINGLETADRGVLKVNGEDFGYLEKDDAYHAVRPKRLAEQRARIGMVFQQFNLFPNMTAESNVMSGPVLVHKKNRATCREQARELLARVGLEGCGHKYPAQLSGGQQQRVAIARALAMEPTIMLFDEPTSALDPERVGEVLAVMRDLAGNGMTMLLVTHEMGFAREVADEVLFMDDGIAVERGDARELLANPREKRTQAFLERVL; encoded by the coding sequence GTGAACCCGGACGGAACGATCGTCGCACGCAAGCTGTGCAAGAGCTTCGGACGTCACCAGGTCCTGCACGACATCGACCTGACCGTCGCGGCCGGGGAGATCTCCTGCATCATCGGCCCCAGCGGATCCGGCAAATCCACCCTGCTGCGCTGTATCAACGGCCTGGAGACCGCCGACCGCGGCGTCCTGAAGGTCAACGGAGAGGACTTCGGCTACCTCGAGAAGGACGACGCCTACCACGCCGTGCGCCCCAAGCGGCTGGCCGAGCAGCGCGCCCGCATCGGCATGGTCTTCCAGCAGTTCAACCTGTTCCCCAACATGACCGCCGAAAGCAACGTCATGTCCGGACCGGTCCTGGTGCACAAGAAGAACCGCGCCACCTGCCGGGAGCAGGCGCGAGAACTCCTGGCCAGGGTCGGCCTGGAGGGATGCGGCCACAAGTACCCCGCCCAGCTCTCCGGCGGCCAGCAGCAACGCGTGGCCATCGCCCGCGCCCTCGCCATGGAACCCACCATCATGCTCTTCGACGAACCCACCAGCGCCCTGGACCCCGAACGCGTCGGCGAAGTCCTCGCCGTCATGCGCGACCTCGCCGGCAACGGCATGACCATGCTCCTCGTCACCCACGAGATGGGCTTCGCCCGCGAGGTCGCCGACGAAGTCCTCTTCATGGACGACGGCATCGCCGTCGAACGCGGCGACGCCCGCGAACTACTGGCCAACCCACGCGAAAAACGAACCCAGGCATTCCTCGAAAGAGTGCTCTAG